ccaaaaccaaaagaggCTTGTGTTGGTAATCTCTGGGTGTCAGTAGCAGCTGCTGAGCAGATCAACCAGTGATAGGCAATTTCGTATAGTTTGATTtaattattctgttgggttttttttctgctcacatAGATCCTGTGAAATGCCACCGTGAAATAAACGAACTGCCTATGGGCCAGAGTATAATAATAGAGCATTTGATCTGCatactttattttataaaaaagtaaACCGAGCATTAGCAAGAGCTGGCAAAAGGCGTTCAACACACCCCGGGTGCGTTTCCGGGCCGGGGGAGAGGGAGGCGACTGAACGCCCCCCGACGCGGGCAGCAGCCGCGGGCCCGGCGGGCGCAGGCCTGGCGGCCGTTCTTCCCACCGCCGCCgggagggaggtggcagaggaCGCCCTTACCCCATCGCCACCCGGAGGGACGGgtgggccccgccgccggccgcccgccccgctctcCCCAGGGGCCTGGCCACGAATCGCCCGCGCGggccccctccgcccgccccgctgccggcagcagcccgccccgcccggcggcaGGCGAGGGGCGGGACCGGCAACGCgcgaggggcggccccggcgccggccACGCTCTCGCTGCGGCCGCTGTTGTTGCCTCCGCTGCTCCGGGGCCGcagcgccgctccgcgcccgccacTGCTGCCGCCATGAGCGCGGACCCCGTCGTCTTCGTCTCCGCCGCCAGGACCGCCATCGGTGagggaccgggccgggccgggcggcgggtgCCCCCCCTTGGGCGGGTGTCCCCCGGGGCCGGTGCTGAGCTCTCTCCCTCTGTGTCCGGCCAGGCTCCTTCAACGGCGGCCTGTCCGCGCTGCCGGCGCACGAGCTGGGGGCCGCCGTCATCCGGGAGGTGCTGCGGCGGGCCGGGCTGGCCCCCGCCGAGGTGTCGGAGGTGATCCTGGGGCAGGTCCTCGCTGCAGGTAGGCGGGCGGGTCTCTCTTCCCGCAGCCGGGTGGTGCTGGACGggctcttcctctcttcctcccgcTGAGGCAGCTCGGGCTGCGCGCCTCAGAACGCTATTCCTTGCCATTAAGAACACGGTTCGTTAACAAAGGACTCGAGCGGCGTTCTTGAGTCTTCGAGCCGTCCATCCACAGCTTCTCCACACGCTCTGGATGACCAAACCCATCGCTGGGTTTTTGGAAAGGATGTGGTGGGGggatagtttggttttttttttaaatccccaaagTAGCTAACAGCGTGTGTGTGAAAGTCAGCTTCCTTTCTTTGTTACAGCATCCCTTCTCTCGCATTGGTCATCTCCTCTCATAAATTTAACGTCATAAGTAATGGTAACTCTGAGATTTTAAGAGTGGGGCCTGCATTTGTGTTTATCTGCAAGACCCACCTGTGAGATCTGTGATGCTACTTGCAGGGagacaaatattttgatttaatgaAAATGTGGCTGATAGGcaattgtttgttttgaaatggtcCTCTGCTTTTTGCAGGGTAATGTTTAATCAGCAGAGTCATAGGGCAGGTTTGTATTTTAAAGgcggaggaagaaaataaaggaaataaatatcttACTTAAAGCTGATCCAGATTCCTGTGTATTTTTAGCTCCCTGAATGATGTGCTCTCCTTATGCGTTTCTTTACATACAAAGAGCTGGCATTACTTTGCCCTGGGGAGGTGCAGATGAAGAATGTTTTCCTTGAATAtactgttctgattctctccaTCACGATTACAACAAAGAATGGGAGCCTTGGGAAGTGTCCTTGCGTAATGGTGCTTTTGGTTTCCGTAGGAACTTCTAGGGAAAGTTGTCTGCTGGTGACGTACAGAAGATGTCAAAAAGAAGCTCTTCAGCGAGCTCTCATCTTGCACACGTTCAACAGGCTAGCGCTAATCTGAAGTTGGTGTTTCACCTGACCTGCCGTCAAAAGCAGAGTTGCAGATATAAAACTATCAGTAGCAAGTCCCTGATCTTGCAGTTATTTTATTGATCAACAATATAAATGAGAGAGGTAACTGAGATCCTGTTTACAGATTACTGCTGGGAACTTCTCTAGCTACCAACTGAAAATAGGAGCAAGCTCTAAATTTTGGTGGAATCAGGGTACCTATTGTGAAAAGTGACAAGGCcctttgttttttaagaacagagaaaggaaaaatcctgCCTGTTCCTGCAGGTGCCGGCCAGAACCCCGTTCGGCAGGCGAGTGTTGCTGCGGGAATCCCTTACTCCGTGCCCGCCTGGAGCTGCCAGATGGTCTGCGGGTCAGGCTTGAAAGCGGTATGTCTGGCTGCTCAGTCTATACTGACGGGAGACTCCAGCATCGTGGTCGCAGGGGGCATGGAAAGTATGAGCAAGGTAAAGCAAACGGTTGCACTCGCATTGCGCCCATTTGGTGGGAACAAACAGCATTAAGTTACGTTGAAACACTGTATTTCTAGGCTAGTGCTCTGGAGGCAGATTGAAAGAGGAGCTTCAGTTTCTGCACTTGGGAATGAATTTACACAGGCAACAATtgacttcagcagcttttttttttaaaaaaaagacctgaTACTGTAGCTACTGAAAAGGTGCCATGCAAACACACACCacatttaaaattccattttaatttccaTCTAGCCCTGTTGTGGTGAATGATTTGCTTGTGACAGCTGGCAATAGACAGGTTTTTTGTGTTGCAAGAAGCCCAAAGAAGGAATAACTGGAAACGTTATTGTTCACCAAGCAATTTCAGCTTGGAAAGGAAGCAAAGAGCTTTCATTTCAAGGTTTTCAGCCTAAGGCTGTATGGCAGTGGGCTAGTGATTTGATCCCTAACAAGGAGCGGCCTCTTCTGCCAGGGCTCGCTCACTGCCCACTCTGAGAGTGATGTTGGCGTTGGCTGGCTGCTCTAGTCGGGATCCACCTAGAGCAGACTAGTAGGATGGAGAAACCATGGCCATATGGCCGCAGGTACGATTAACTTGATCTGTGGAGAGAAAACATTTGGTGCTTGGTGATCTGTTGCCGGGGAAATGCACAGGCTAAACAGAGCATGCCAGCTGTCCGGAGGGAGAGATGGAGCAAGCAGCTGGGGAGACTGCTGGGATTTGGGGTAGCTACCTGCAGCTGCAAGGCAGGGGTCTGTCTCTTCAGCTGTCTGGCTGTGTTGTGCACTGGAGATATAAAACATCTAACTCCTTTCGAAATACCTTCTTGCAGGCTCCTCATGTAATTCACATGCGAGCTGGGGTGAGAATGGGAGAGGCGTCCTTGCAGGACAGTATAATCCTTGATGGCCTTACAGATGCTTTTTATCAGTATCACATGGGTATAACAGGTAAGTGGTGACAGTCCAGAAAATGAAGCTGTTAACTGGGGAGCGGGGAGAATTCACTGATACAAAATTTCAGAAATCTGAAGTTTCAAATAAGGTGTTTCAAGCTGTCCGTAAGTTGTacttgtgaaaaagaaagaaatccgtAACATTGAAAGGCATTGAAGGCATTTTCCGCTTTGTTTGTAAAGCTACTGTGTTTTTTATATCTGAGCTAATCTCACTGCATCTCTTTTGTATCGGagcaatttaatttaatttcaggaaaaataaacaatccCTGTATGTAACTGAAGCATTCAGCAGCAGAGGTTTAGAGTGGGGGAATCATGTAAAGTGTACTGTGGATACACATGGTTCTGCAACTTCAGGTCATTGCATTCTGGATGGGATAGTCAGCCAACTGCTTTTTCAGACCCTGCTTATGAAACAGACTAACTTCAGAACTGTTCCCTCCTCTGAAGTAACTGTAGAGAGATCTGAGCATAATAATCCAGAGAAGCAATAGACTCGAAAAGCTTGCTTGCATGTGTATTTATCTTGATACACCCTCTGGGAGAAGATTCCGCACGGAAATTTTCACCCTCAAAAGAAAATAGAGCATCATGAGCAAACAAAACGAGGAAATCAGAATGAAAACTGTTCAACAGGCTTAGCTGCTTGCTACAGCAAACATTAATGACCTTTGTGCTTACAGTTTTACAACTTACAATTTTAGCATTTCCTGATGGCAGTTTGCATTTTGTTcctatttcagctgaaaatgtgGCCAATCAGTGGCAAGTCAGCAGAGGAGAACAAGACCAACTTGCTGTACAGTCACAAAAcagggcagaggcagcacagaaagctggctattttacaaaagaaattgTTCCTGTTCTTGTACCTTCTAAAAAAGGTAGGTGTGAATGGATAATGAGagctgattttaaagaaaaatctgttttctgctaCGTCTGCTATGATCAGTGGGTGGTTTCCCAGTtatacagccttttctgtaagCTGTTCTGTAAGCATGTAGCTTGTTGCTCTCTTTTTCAACTTCCAGTGGTTATattttgaaatgagaaagaaacaatGCAAATGTGGAATATCTAAATGTAGCTCTCTGCAAATACTACTCCTATCTGTTTTATCGGGGGATGTAATTACTACCTAGGCAAACCGCTGACTTAATGTAGGCTCGGCTATGGTaccaaaatcagtattttcattttgttagaCTCCTGATGCACCAAACTTAAAGCAGTCATGTTTATTTAGCAAACCTTGCCCACCTAGTAAAATACACAGTGACAATAATTAGGGTTATTAGTTAATTAACTGGGTCAGGTTACATATATTAGGTATGTTTCTCTTTAGGTCTGTTAGGGATATAAACAGACCTATTATGGTGCTTGAGCCAAAGGTCTGTTTCTAGAGCAGGGGAATTCCCCCAGCTCCTtgtgagatagatacaaaaactGAACTTTCCAAACAGAAATCAAGAATCAGTTGTTCAACATTTGCATTGAATAGACCCTGTGGGAAAAGTTCTGGCATTAGGCGGGTTAGAAACTAATGACGGACTTTCCTGATAGCAGCTTAGATAATAAAATTTAACGACACTTGACTACTCTTTgcaggaagaggaacagcaagGAACAGCAAGAACAAGATCTGCGTTTGTACAACTAGACAGTATTTTAGTTGTTAGTGTTTCTCTCGGAAAACCCAGATGTCTGTCCTGCTAGAAGCAGCTGGAGGGAGCTTTAACAAATTGCACTGAGTTGGAAGCTGTCTCTGACAGAATGGCTTGTTGGTTAAAAGGAATACAGCATATATTCCCCATCAGCCTGTTGTTTGTGCCAGATCTCTGTTCGAGACAAGTGCGTGCTATTAGACCCTCCTGTGAGTATAACGCTCTGTTTTTCAGGTCCTATAGAGGTTAAAACAGATGAACACCCTCGACATGGGAGCAACGTGGAAGCAATGGCAAAGTTAAAGCCCTGTTTCCTGACAGATGGAACTGGGACAGTAACAGCAGCTAATGCTTCAGGTTGGTCCGTCTGGctaaaactgaaatggaaaagaacagtGGCTGCTTGTGGCTCAAGGCAGGGTCTCTGTGAGGGGTTGGCTGCCGTGGGGTTAGTGCTGaatatattttgcagaaaatggcAACGTGTTTGACAACATAGGTAGAACTTGAATATAACTGTGGTGGGGGATTTCTTTAcagatgaatcatagaatcatagaatcattaaggttgcaaaagacctctaagatcatcaagtccaaccgtcaacccaacaccaccatgcccactacaccatgtccctaagcgcctcatctacatgtcttttaaatacttccaggggtggtgactccaccacttccctgggcagcctgttccaaggcctgaccgctctttcagtaaagaaatttctcctaatgtccaatctaaacctcccttggcacaacttgaggccatttcctctcgtcttatcgccagttacttggcagaagagaccaacacccacctcgctacaacctcctttcaggtagttgtagagcgcgatgaggtctcccctcagcctcctcttctccagactaaacagtcccagttccctcagccgctcctcataagacttgtgctccaggcccttcaccagctttgttgcccttctctggacacgctccagcacctccatgtccttcgtgtagtgaggggcccaaaactgaacacaggattcgaggtgcggcctcaccagtgccgagtacaggggcacgatcacctccctgctcctgctggccacactatttctgatacaggccaggatgctgttggccttcttggccacctgggcacattgccggctcatgttcagccggctgtcagccagcacccccaggtccttttcctctgggcagctttccagccactcttccccaagcctgtagcgttgcctggggttgttgtggccgaagtgcaggacctggcacttggccttgttgaacctcacacaattggcctcggcccatcgatccagcctgcccaggtccctctgcagagccttcctaccctccagcagatcaacactcctgcccaacttgtcttttgtttgttttttgagttgtcttttgtttgtttgcttgctttctatGAAGCAATGCAAGTATTTGGACAATAACAACAATATTTGATAGGCTGGAACAAGGAGAAACTACATCCTCTCTTTTTAAAACTAGCTGTCTAGGTTTCAAATATTGCAGGTCTGAACAAAGGAAAACTTAACAATTCATGTTTGAAAATGTTACTCCTGTAACTAACTCTCCTGCCACAGGCAGCTTTGAAACTTCTTCCTTGGTCCTTATGCTGCCTCTTCCAAAGTC
The genomic region above belongs to Calonectris borealis chromosome 3, bCalBor7.hap1.2, whole genome shotgun sequence and contains:
- the ACAT2 gene encoding acetyl-CoA acetyltransferase, cytosolic; translation: MSADPVVFVSAARTAIGSFNGGLSALPAHELGAAVIREVLRRAGLAPAEVSEVILGQVLAAGAGQNPVRQASVAAGIPYSVPAWSCQMVCGSGLKAVCLAAQSILTGDSSIVVAGGMESMSKAPHVIHMRAGVRMGEASLQDSIILDGLTDAFYQYHMGITAENVANQWQVSRGEQDQLAVQSQNRAEAAQKAGYFTKEIVPVLVPSKKGPIEVKTDEHPRHGSNVEAMAKLKPCFLTDGTGTVTAANASGINDGAAAVILMKKSEAARRGLMPLARIVSWAQTGIDPSIMGVGPISAIKQAIDKASWTLEQVDLFEINEAFASLSVAIAKELKVNPEKINIQGGAIALGHPLGASGCRILVTLLHALERTGGKCGVAALCIGGGMGIAMCVER